The sequence TACAGTTGAGGCAGGATAAagctgagcatttgagggttaaaaACCAGACTGTAGGCAGTTTGGTGATATTAAGATCTGAAATTTCCCAATTGTATAGAATTCTCTCCTACACTGTACAGCATTGTCTGGCATTTTAATCTAAACCAATGCACCACTTTAACTGTCCAACAGAATTTAgcaaaataatatgaaatagtAAACTAGCATTTTGCCCTACACAATGTGTAGGAATGCTAAACATGCTTAGAGTATTATCTGTTCTTTTCTATATACACACGAGCACACAGAGGCCTACACTCGTGTGTATATGGAATGGAACTAGATTTGATTTATTATCTAGTCTTCAACTCCTTACTATTCAACAAATTATAACCATAAAActagttttgttttcttgtagGTTGACATGCTGCTTtgttttaaatagaatttaGCCTACATAATCAAAATGCTCAAAAATTAGCTATATGTATTCCAGATCTGGATGGTAACCTCCCAGTCAGGTAAAaagtgcaacaacaacaacaaaaattgtAAACGTGAAAGATGAATCAGTAGAGATATCATGTACTTTTCTCCTTATAAATGGTACCATTTCCCGTATATTAGCTTATTAGAGACACTTATTCCAAACCAAAGGTTTGGATGAGTGCAATAAGGGACAGTAGAAGGACTGAGGTAATTGAATGAAGTGGCAGAGATTTAGAGCCAGAAGTTGTGGAAATTAAGTTGCTGGATACTGAGGATGGAGGGAAGGATTTCACTGTAGCCTCCAAGAAAGATGAAAAAGTGGATAGCTTAGTGAAGGTTTGTATACCTGAGGCACGTGGTGACAATGATTTTGTGGAGCCAGTAGTGCTGTTGGAGCTGGTGGTAGAATTAGTGGTGCTGTTGGAGCTGGTGGTAGAATTAGTGGTGCTGTTGGAGCTGGTGGTAGAATTAGTGGTGCTGTTGGAGCTGGTGGTAGAATTAGTGGTGCTGTTGGAGCTGGTGGTAGAATTAGTGGTGCTGTTGGAGCTGGTGGTAGAATTAGTGGTGCTGTTGGAGCTGGTGGTAGAATTAGTGGTGCTGTTGGAGCTGGTGGTAGAATTAGTGGTGCTGTTGGAGCTGGTGGTAGAATTAGTGGTGCTGTTCAAGTTGTTGTTGGTGAAGGTTAAAACAGCAATCTGCACCCAAGATTGCCCACTCATGCACATTAGAGGACCTCCGGTATGAGTCTAATGAAGAGAAATGGAGAAACAAAGACCACATGTCAATCAGTTTTCCTTATTGTGCGTTTGCTAACTGTGGAAATGAAATGTAAGTAAAAAGACTCAGAGACCTGTTCTAACTGTATGGCGTTGATGCAGATGCTGTTTGATGAAGATGTATTTCCACAGCTCACTATAGTCGTGTTGAACTGCTGAAGTGTTTGTTGAACTATAGAAGACAGATAACAAAGAAGAGGTGGAAAGGATCAGTAAGAGCTTATAAAATGCTGGCATTAACTGTTTTGATATGGAATGATatactgttttgttttacacacaaaataaaaacctatACCTCCTCCTCCTGAGCCCCAGCCAGCTGTCCAGCACTGAGTGCCAATGTTAAAGTTGCTGTTCCCTAGGTCCACACATATAGGCTGGATGAAGTTGGAAAGGGTCGGTGTGGTAGACAACATGAGCACTGCTATGTTATTGCTGCTACTATTGCTGAATGTGATATTAGCCACGGAGACATTTACTTCGTTGGGGTTGGAGCCATTCTGATTGAGTCGACCCAGTTTCACGGTCCAGTCAGAGGGTTGGCTCGACCTGGCAGAAAGgtacaaatgtgttttaatatCTGGATAAAAGTGATCAGCAActgttattcttttatttattttttttacctagaGAAGCAATCAGCTGAGCTCATGACAAACTGCTGGGCTATCAGCGTTCCGCCACAAACATGAGTACCGTTAAGCTGCAGGCTGGCCATCCATGGCCATGCACCGGCTGATGCCAAAGGACTGTTTGTGCTGGGAATATTATTGAGATTAGCACTTCCACACACCACagctgaagagaaaagagatatgtaaaatgattaaatgcttATTTTAGCACAATGCCATATGCTAATATGCTTCTGGTAACCCCATCAGGAACAGTTTAGACTAAATGCAGATATACATACGTGCTAATGTAGGAGCTGCCGTAGTAACAGGTGGCAGGCCAGTGCAGGTCACCTGGAGATCACTGTCAGTGCCACTGGATGTAAATGTCAGAAAGCCAGGCTGATTGGTGGTGACTTGGTTGATCCAACCTTGATACCGAGAAACTCTCGAATACACACCGGGAAAGTTTGCTAAAGCGCACTCTTCACCGAAGCTCACAATGCCAGCCTGGACCCACTTAGAGCCCTGTTTGACGACCAATGGACCTCCGGAGTCACCCTGTATAGTGCAGGCAGGCATTCATTTATGTCTTCTAATTAACAAAGCTTCAAATTTAAATGGTCAGAATACAAGAAGTAAAACTTGATGATAATACCTGGCATGAGTCCTTGCCCCCTTGCAGTAACCCAGCACACACCATGTTGTCAGTGATAGTTCCAACTCCATATAAACAgttacacttcctgtttccaaTAATTGGGACTTGAACTTCCTGTAGTGTCCCAGGAGAGGGTAGACTGACTGCGGAAACAAATGAACCTCATTGGAACTTCTTCATTCCTTAATCACCTAACCAAGACTCTCTGATAATATTATGAATTgaaatttgaacaaaaaaagTTCTGGACAAGCTAAacattttttgtacatttacaacTCCACTAGATTTCTGTAAAGTGATAACAGCAACAATAAAATTTCTCACCTCCAGTTTTGATATTTCCCCAGCCAGTGACCCACGTCTGGaggttagtgaataaagtgctCCCTGCTGCAGCCAGGCAGACTGGAGTGACATAAGTTGTGAAAGTTACAGAAGAAGACAGCTTCAACAGGGCGACGTCATTGTCACTAGTAGTACTGCTGTAGTTGGGATGTATGTAGACCATAGAGATGGAGCTCGACACACTGTTTGGGTTGCTTTCAGACAGAGCATACATCCCGAGTTTCACAGTCACTCCGGTGTAACTTATAcgggaaaaaaatagataacCGTTAAAGTCATTATCACCTCATCACTATTATACTATATGCCAAAACCACGTgtgctttttttattctctattACACCTTTTAAAGCAGTGAGCTGCCGAAAGGACCCAGCCGCTACTGATAAGGGATCCACCACAGAAATGGCGGCCTGACACTTGAAAGCTGACTTGCCAAGGCCAGGACCCCTGAACAGCATTCTGTCCTCCTACGATCCTGGTGTTCAGAGAAGCTATGCCACAGactgataaaaacagaaaaacaatgtTTCTGCTACATTGATGACTGcgccctgttttttttctgggcATGTTTCAATACACTTATAATATCTTTATTTTACCAATAAATCAATCTCATTTACCAACGTTTGATTTCATTCTGTATATTTCTTTTGTTAGCGATTATACTACGTTAGGATTCTcaatatttcatataaaaactTACCGTTTAGCTGTGAATGACAGCCTggaaaacaaaggaaaattaCATTAATCATTAGTTAGGCAAAAATGTACTGGTAGCAAAGTTTTGCGTAGTACTGGTCTAATCTGATTGACTTAatgcaggggtcggcaaccttaaacacccaaagagccatttggacccgtttcccacagaaaaaaaaaacacagggagccacaaaacccttttgacatctaaaatgaagataactgcatatatcattttttacctttatggaaagtatagaaaacactgtttgttgcatttatgaaatcaatgaagtgctaccgagtaaacgaaattttatttctgcaagcaaacaaaaatattttgaacagtttgaactaaccttaacaaaaaaagacgctgggttgaaggttactttcagataaaatgttcaatgtctaattgagtcctcttcgtattcatgacatcaaaattttaacttgccggctgcagcaaaccaaacaTGTGTCGGATTttgcaagtcggcagttatgacgcatattttgagcgacagaCAAATTAAACacctttattttaatgttacaagagcatcataatcttagaattttttttttaaataactaactaaaataaatttaaattaaatatttcttttccaaatctacatggagccgcagcag is a genomic window of Tachysurus fulvidraco isolate hzauxx_2018 chromosome 15, HZAU_PFXX_2.0, whole genome shotgun sequence containing:
- the zgc:100868 gene encoding polyserase-2 isoform X1: MVFRTLCVLFLFLAKGCHSQLNVCGIASLNTRIVGGQNAVQGSWPWQVSFQVSGRHFCGGSLISSGWVLSAAHCFKSYTGVTVKLGMYALSESNPNSVSSSISMVYIHPNYSSTTSDNDVALLKLSSSVTFTTYVTPVCLAAAGSTLFTNLQTWVTGWGNIKTGVSLPSPGTLQEVQVPIIGNRKCNCLYGVGTITDNMVCAGLLQGGKDSCQGDSGGPLVVKQGSKWVQAGIVSFGEECALANFPGVYSRVSRYQGWINQVTTNQPGFLTFTSSGTDSDLQVTCTGLPPVTTAAPTLAPVVCGSANLNNIPSTNSPLASAGAWPWMASLQLNGTHVCGGTLIAQQFVMSSADCFSRSSQPSDWTVKLGRLNQNGSNPNEVNVSVANITFSNSSSNNIAVLMLSTTPTLSNFIQPICVDLGNSNFNIGTQCWTAGWGSGGGVQQTLQQFNTTIVSCGNTSSSNSICINAIQLEQTHTGGPLMCMSGQSWVQIAVLTFTNNNLNSTTNSTTSSNSTTNSTTSSNSTTNSTTSSNSTTNSTTSSNSTTNSTTSSNSTTNSTTSSNSTTNSTTSSNSTTNSTTSSNSTTNSTTSSNSTTGSTKSLSPRASGIQTFTKLSTFSSFLEATVKSFPPSSVSSNLISTTSGSKSLPLHSITSVLLLSLIALIQTFGLE
- the zgc:100868 gene encoding transmembrane protease serine 9 isoform X2: MYALSESNPNSVSSSISMVYIHPNYSSTTSDNDVALLKLSSSVTFTTYVTPVCLAAAGSTLFTNLQTWVTGWGNIKTGVSLPSPGTLQEVQVPIIGNRKCNCLYGVGTITDNMVCAGLLQGGKDSCQGDSGGPLVVKQGSKWVQAGIVSFGEECALANFPGVYSRVSRYQGWINQVTTNQPGFLTFTSSGTDSDLQVTCTGLPPVTTAAPTLAPVVCGSANLNNIPSTNSPLASAGAWPWMASLQLNGTHVCGGTLIAQQFVMSSADCFSRSSQPSDWTVKLGRLNQNGSNPNEVNVSVANITFSNSSSNNIAVLMLSTTPTLSNFIQPICVDLGNSNFNIGTQCWTAGWGSGGGVQQTLQQFNTTIVSCGNTSSSNSICINAIQLEQTHTGGPLMCMSGQSWVQIAVLTFTNNNLNSTTNSTTSSNSTTNSTTSSNSTTNSTTSSNSTTNSTTSSNSTTNSTTSSNSTTNSTTSSNSTTNSTTSSNSTTNSTTSSNSTTNSTTSSNSTTGSTKSLSPRASGIQTFTKLSTFSSFLEATVKSFPPSSVSSNLISTTSGSKSLPLHSITSVLLLSLIALIQTFGLE